GCGCGGCCGATGCCGCGCGTGCCGCCGGTGACGAGGACGGTCTTTCCGGAGAGGTCGAGGGTCATGGATCGAGGTCAGAGGGGCCGGAAAGATCGCACGCGCCCCCGCCCGCTGCCTCCGCCTCGGCGCCGAGGCGGGCTAGGCCGTGAGGGCGTCGATCTCGGCGGCCGTGCCGGCCTGCGCCGTCTCCGCGTCGCGCCCGAGCGTCCGCCGCACGAGCCCCGAGAGCACCTTCCCCGTGCCGACCTCCACGAACCGCGTCGCGCCCTCGGCCTGCATCCGCTCCAGCGACTGCGCCCAGCGGACCGGCGCCGTGAGTTGATCGAGGAGCCGGAGCCGGATGGCGTCGGGGTCCGTCGTCGGCTCGGCCGTCACGTTGAGCACGACGGGGCACGACGGGACGCGGATCTCGAGCGCGTCCAGCGTCTCCTTCAACCCGTCGCGGGCGAACTTCATGAGCGGGCTGTGGAACGCGCCCGACACGGGCAGCGGCACGACGCGTCGTGCGCCGGCCTCCGAAGCCGCGGCGCCTGCCCGCTCGACGGCCGGCGCGTCGCCCGAGATCACGATCTGGCCCGGGTCGTTGTAGTTGGCCGGGACGACCTCGCCCTCGCCCGCCTCGGTCGCCTCCTGGCAGACCGCTTCTAGAGCCTCCGCGTCCAGTCCGAGAACGGCCGACATCGCGCCGGGCCGGACGTCGCCGGCCTGCGCCATCAGCTCACCGCGCCGACGAACCGCCTGGAGCCCGTCCGCAAACGACAGGGCGCCGACGGCCGCGAGCGCGCTCCACTCGCCGAGGCTGTGGCCTGCCGCGAGGTCCGGCTTCACACCGCGCGCGGCGAGGGCCGCGTTGGCCGCGAGGCTGTGCGCGTAGAGCGCCGGCTGTGTGATCTCGGTCGGCTTAAGCACCTCGGCGTCGTCCCCGAACATCAGCTCGGTCAGTGAGAAGCCGAGGACGTCATCGGCCTCGTCGAGAATCGCGCGGGCCTCGGGGATCTCGGTGAGGTCGGCGGCCATCCCGGGCGCCTGTGAGCCCTGGCCGGGGAAGAGGAATGCGAGCATGTCCGTGATGCGTGATGAGTGAGTCGCGATGGTGGCCCGTGGCGCGGGGTGCCAGACGAGCACCCGTCACGCACGAACCACACATCAGAGCGCGCGTCAGCGCGCGCCGTCGTAGCTCCACTTGAGCCAGGTCGCGCCCCAGGTGAAGCCGCCGCCGAAGGCCGCCAGCACGAGGTTGTCGCCGGCGCGGAGCTGGTTCTCCCAATCGGCGAGGCAGAGCGGGAGCGTGCCGGCCGTCGTGTTGCCGTAGCGCGCGATGTTGATCATCACCTTGTCGTCGGTGAGGCCCATCCGGCGGGCCGTCGCGTCGATGATGCGGAGGTTGGCCTGATGCGGCACGAGGTAGCGGACGTCCTCCGGGCTGAGGTCATTGCGCTCCATGATCTCGGCCGCGGCGTCGGCCATGCCGGTGACGGCGCGCTTGAACACGGCCCGGCCGTCCTGCTGCGCGTAGTGCATCCGGGCGTCGACGGTCTCGTGCGTCGCCGGGTGGAGCGAGCCGCCGCCGGGCTGGCTCAGCGAGTGGACGCCGGTCCCGTCGGCGTACTGGACCGTGTCGAGGACGCCCGTCCCGTCCGTCCTCGGCTCGAGGAGCACGGCGCCGGCGCCGTCGCCGAAAATGACGCACGTCGTCCGGTCGGTGTAGTCGATGATCCGCGTCATGGCGTCGGCGCCGATGACCAGGACCTTCTGGTGCATCCCGGCCTCGATCATCTTGGCGCCCGTCGTGAGCGCGTAGAGGAAGCCCGAGCAGGCCGCCGAGATGTCGTAGCCCCACGCGTTCGTGGCGCCCAGCTTGGTCTGGACGAGGCAGGCCGTGGCCGGGAAGACCATGTCCGGCGTGACGGTCGCCACGAGGATGCAGTCGACCTCGGTAGGCGCGACGCCGGCCTTGGCGAGGCACTCGCGGGCGGCCTCGACGGCCATGTCAGAGGTCGCCTTCGTCGGGTCCTTGAGGATGCGGCGCTCCTCGATGCCAGTCCGCGTCCGGATCCACTCGTCGTTCGTGTCGACCAGCTTCTCGAGGTCTGCGTTCGTGAGGCGGTCCGGGGGGAGGTACTTGCCGACCGCGGTGATGGCGGCCGTCGGGGTCGTCTGGGGCATCCGTCGGGGTGGGGCCTAGGAGGTGGCCTCGGAGGAGTCGTGGAGCGCGCGGGCGATCCGCGCCGTCAGGTTCTGCTCGACGAGGCCGGCCGTGGAGAGGACCATCTGCTTGCACGCCCGCGCCGACGACCCGCCGTGGCCGATCACGACCGTCCCGTCGATCCCGAGCATCGGCACGCCGCCGAAGGCCTGGTAGTCGAACGGCGCCAGCATCCCCTTGAGCACGCCGCCGACGGTCTGGGCCGAGGGCCCGTCGAGGTCCTGGCGGCCGATCTCGGTCTTGACCATCGCCGGGAGGATCGTGGCGACCGACTCGGCCAGCTTGAGCACGACGTTGCCGACGAACCCGTCGCAGACGCAGACGTCGGCCCCGTGCTGGAGGATGTCGCGGCCCTCGACGTTGCCGACGAACCGGAGCGCGCCGCGCTCGCCGAGCTCGCGGAGCGTGTGGTGCGCCTCCTTGACCGTGTCGGTCCCCTTGCCCGGCTCCTCGCCGACGTTGACGAGGCCGACCGACACGTCGTCCTTGCCGAGGAACGCCGCGCCGAAGACCGCGCCCATCTGGGCGAACTGGACGAGGTGCTCGGGCCGGACCTCGACGTTAGCGCCGACGTCGAGGAGCACGCACGTGCCGGTCGGCGTGGGGAGGTAGCCGGGGAGCGCGGGGCGGAGGACGCCCGGGAGGCGCCCGAGGCCGAAGAGGGCGGCGGCCATCACGGCGCCCGTGTTGCCGGCGCTGGCGAACGCGTCGGCGCGCCCTTGCTTGACGGCCCCGATGCCGAGGTGGATCGACGACTGGGGCTTGGCCTTGAGCGCGACCGTCGGGCTCTCGCCCATTTCGATGGCCTGCGGCGCGTCGACTACGCGGAGGTGCTCGCCCTCGGCGCCCCCGATCCGGTCGAGCTCGGCGCGGACCTCGGCCTCGCGGCCGACGAGCAGGACGGTCAGCCGGTCGCCCGCCTCGGCGATGGCATCGAGCACCCCCTCCACGACGACGCCCGGGGCGTGGTCTCCGCCCATGGCGTCGACGGCGACTCGGACGGGCATGGGCGGGCGGGGCGGAGGAGTGGCGGGGCGGGGAGGGGCACCCGAAGATACCCGCCCCATCAACGGACGACGCCCGCGCGGGCTCCCGGGAGCTCGCGCGGGCGCGGTACAAATCTGTGCGAACCGGCGGGCGACGGCGGTGCCGCCCTGGCGAGAGCGCTAGTAGAGCTCGCCCTCGACCTCGATCACGGCCCGGCCTCGGTAGTGCCCACACGTCGGGCAGGCCCGGTGCATCAGCTTGGCGTGGCTGCAGTTGGGGCACTCCTGCGTCGTCGGCACGCTCTTCACCTTGTACTGGGAGCGGCGCTTAGCGGTACGGGCCTTCGAGTGGCGGCGCTTCGGGTTGGCCATGGGAGTCGGGGGAGGGTCGCCCGGAGGCGGGGGTCAATCGGAGGAATCGGAGTCGCCCTCGGCGTCGCCGGAGCGGAGGGCCTGGAGGGCGGCCCAGCGGTCGTCGGCCAGGCCGTCGTCCGAGGACTCGCCGAACGCGGTCGGGATCTCGGCGGCGCGGGCGGCCGGGCTCACGCGGCGCAGCGGGAGCGCCAGCAAGAGCGTGTCGTGGACCGAGGCGGTGAGGTCGATGTCGAGCGAGTCGTCGGCGAGCGGCTGGATGTCGTCGTCGGGCTCGTCCTCGGACGGCGGCGGGGCGTCGGCCGTGAAGAGCACGGCGTGGTCGCCCTCGACGGGCTCGTCGTACATGTCGAGCGTCCGGTCGCACTCGAGGCGGGCCGTGGCTCGCGCCGTGTAGGCGGCGAGCACGCGGCGCTCGGCCACGTCCAGCCGGAGGTCCACCTCGACGCCGGAGAACGTCTCCGGGTCGAGGCCGAGGTCGTCGGCCGACGGACGGTGGGTCTCCTGGTGGAGACCGTCGGGGAGGTGGGCGATGCGGACCCGGAACACGGTGTCTCGAGCGTCGGTCGTCAAGGAACGCGGGCGGAACGTCTGCCCGGCGGGGGCATGGAGCCCCGGGAGCCCGTGAAGGTAGACCGTCACGCCAGCCGCGTACAAGGGCCTCACGGGATGTTCGAGGAAGCCCCACCGGCCATCCATCGACTGCCTGAGGCCTCCCAGCAGGGGCCGCGCCGTCCTTACAGGCTCCCTCCGAGGGTGGCGCGCGCACGCGTTTCTCTCGTGCGCGGGCGGGCGGGCACGGCCCGCCTCACCCCCTGGGGCTCTCCGAGCGAACGGGCATAGGGGGTCTTCCGAGCCCACCTCTTCCGATACTCGAGCTCCTCCGTTGGCAACGTGTGGACAACCGGGTTACGAAATCTGGACCACGGCGCAGGAGGCTGATAATCTCGGGGTCATCTGACGACTTTCGACTCTACCTACCCGCCCTATCTCCCTGTGCGGCAGGGATGCGGCCTCTTATCTAGAGCGTGGATGGCTGGTGGACAACCTGCGGGGAGAATCCACGATCGCAGCGCGTATTCGGCGGTGACTCCGCTCGAACATGTGGACAACTCGGTGGGCAGCGCGGCGGGACCCCTTCTTTTTGTCCCGGGGCTCCCGATATTCCGGCCCCCCTCACCCCCTCTCCTCGCCCGCTCTCGCTCCATGGACCGCTCGCGCGACGACGTCTGGAACGAGTGCCTCGGGATCATCCGGGACAACATCAGCCGCCAGAGCTTTCGGACGTGGTTCGAGCCGCTCCGGGCGGTCGGACTCGAGGAGGAGGACGGCGCGCTCAAGCTGACGGTCCAGCTCCCGAGCCGGTTCTACTACGAGTGGCTCGAGGAGCACTACTTCGCGCTCCTCCGCAAGACGATCACGAAGGTCCTCGGGCCGGGCGGCCGGCTCTACTACGACATCGTGATCGAGCGCGACGAGCCGGCCGCGGGCGGGCGGCGTGGCTCGTCGATGGAGCTCCCGGCGCGCCAACCCGCCAACGTCCCGCCGGCCGAGCGGATGCCGAAGGTGGAGCTCCCCGACGGCGTGACGCCGCCGCGTACGTCGACCGACGTTCCGTCCGACGCCGGCCGCGCCGTCGACCCCACGCGCGGGTACGACGGGGGCGCCTCGGCACCGAGGCGGGCACCCTCGGCCCACCCGTTCGCGTTCCCGGGCGTCAAGCCCATCGAGGTCGACCCGCACCTCAACCGGTCGTACACGTTCGAGCGGTTCATCGAGGGCGACTGCAACCGGCTCGCGCGCTCGGCGAGCTGGGCCATCGCGCAGGACCCGGGCGGGACGTCGTTCAACCCGTTCCTGATCTACGGCGGGGTCGGGCTGGGGAAGACGCACCTGATCCAGGCCATCGGCAACTACGCGCTCGCGAACAACCACGCCAAGACGGTCCGCTACGTCTCGTCGGAGATGTTCACGGCCGAGTTCGTCCAGTCGATCCAGTCGAACCGGATCGCCGAGTTCAGCCAGTTCTACCGCGGCGTCGACATCCTGATCATCGACGACGTCCAGTTTTTCGGGGGCAAGGAGAAGACGCAGGAGGAGTTCTTCCACATCTTCAACGAGCTCCACCAGCAGGGGAAGCAGCTCGTCCTCTCGGCCGACCGGCCGCCGAAGGACATCGTCGGGATCGAGGAGCGGCTCCTCTCGCGGTTCCAGTGGGGCCTCGCCGCCGACGTCCAGCCGCCCGACTTCGAGACGCGCGTGG
This sequence is a window from Rubrivirga marina. Protein-coding genes within it:
- the rpmF gene encoding 50S ribosomal protein L32, with protein sequence MANPKRRHSKARTAKRRSQYKVKSVPTTQECPNCSHAKLMHRACPTCGHYRGRAVIEVEGELY
- the plsX gene encoding phosphate acyltransferase PlsX — encoded protein: MPVRVAVDAMGGDHAPGVVVEGVLDAIAEAGDRLTVLLVGREAEVRAELDRIGGAEGEHLRVVDAPQAIEMGESPTVALKAKPQSSIHLGIGAVKQGRADAFASAGNTGAVMAAALFGLGRLPGVLRPALPGYLPTPTGTCVLLDVGANVEVRPEHLVQFAQMGAVFGAAFLGKDDVSVGLVNVGEEPGKGTDTVKEAHHTLRELGERGALRFVGNVEGRDILQHGADVCVCDGFVGNVVLKLAESVATILPAMVKTEIGRQDLDGPSAQTVGGVLKGMLAPFDYQAFGGVPMLGIDGTVVIGHGGSSARACKQMVLSTAGLVEQNLTARIARALHDSSEATS
- the fabD gene encoding ACP S-malonyltransferase; translation: MLAFLFPGQGSQAPGMAADLTEIPEARAILDEADDVLGFSLTELMFGDDAEVLKPTEITQPALYAHSLAANAALAARGVKPDLAAGHSLGEWSALAAVGALSFADGLQAVRRRGELMAQAGDVRPGAMSAVLGLDAEALEAVCQEATEAGEGEVVPANYNDPGQIVISGDAPAVERAGAAASEAGARRVVPLPVSGAFHSPLMKFARDGLKETLDALEIRVPSCPVVLNVTAEPTTDPDAIRLRLLDQLTAPVRWAQSLERMQAEGATRFVEVGTGKVLSGLVRRTLGRDAETAQAGTAAEIDALTA
- a CDS encoding beta-ketoacyl-ACP synthase III is translated as MPQTTPTAAITAVGKYLPPDRLTNADLEKLVDTNDEWIRTRTGIEERRILKDPTKATSDMAVEAARECLAKAGVAPTEVDCILVATVTPDMVFPATACLVQTKLGATNAWGYDISAACSGFLYALTTGAKMIEAGMHQKVLVIGADAMTRIIDYTDRTTCVIFGDGAGAVLLEPRTDGTGVLDTVQYADGTGVHSLSQPGGGSLHPATHETVDARMHYAQQDGRAVFKRAVTGMADAAAEIMERNDLSPEDVRYLVPHQANLRIIDATARRMGLTDDKVMINIARYGNTTAGTLPLCLADWENQLRAGDNLVLAAFGGGFTWGATWLKWSYDGAR
- the dnaA gene encoding chromosomal replication initiator protein DnaA; the protein is MDRSRDDVWNECLGIIRDNISRQSFRTWFEPLRAVGLEEEDGALKLTVQLPSRFYYEWLEEHYFALLRKTITKVLGPGGRLYYDIVIERDEPAAGGRRGSSMELPARQPANVPPAERMPKVELPDGVTPPRTSTDVPSDAGRAVDPTRGYDGGASAPRRAPSAHPFAFPGVKPIEVDPHLNRSYTFERFIEGDCNRLARSASWAIAQDPGGTSFNPFLIYGGVGLGKTHLIQAIGNYALANNHAKTVRYVSSEMFTAEFVQSIQSNRIAEFSQFYRGVDILIIDDVQFFGGKEKTQEEFFHIFNELHQQGKQLVLSADRPPKDIVGIEERLLSRFQWGLAADVQPPDFETRVAILNRRAKDDGTKVKPDVIEYIATHVKSNIRELEGALIRLQAHAALTSREIDQDLAREVLKDLIKESRPVLTIEAIQSVVCDYLGIPEDLVRARTRKREVVQARQVAMYFSKEITNHSLKTIGLHFGGRDHSTVIHAVRSVEDQVDTDPSFREMVGNVQKKLEMHQR
- a CDS encoding YceD family protein, which codes for MFRVRIAHLPDGLHQETHRPSADDLGLDPETFSGVEVDLRLDVAERRVLAAYTARATARLECDRTLDMYDEPVEGDHAVLFTADAPPPSEDEPDDDIQPLADDSLDIDLTASVHDTLLLALPLRRVSPAARAAEIPTAFGESSDDGLADDRWAALQALRSGDAEGDSDSSD